AGAGCCGCCGCATGGCCGAGCTGAAGATCCGCGACGACCGGACGAACGGGCGCCTTGAGGCGTTCGAGGAGGACACCTTCGTCGGCGTCATCGTCTACTTCGTCCTCGACGCCGCGCCGCACGCCCTCGTGGCCGTCCACACCATCGTCGAGGACGGACACGAGGGCAAGGGGATCGCCGGGGCGCTCGTGCGCGAGTTCTACGCGATCGCCGCCGCCGAGGGCGTCCCCGTCGTGCCGCTCTGCCCGTACGCCGCCAAGTGGGCCGAGCGCCACCCGGACGAGGCCCCCGTACCCCCGTCGGACATGGTCCGCGCGGCGAAGCTCCAGCTCAAGGCCACACCCGGCCTCTGGTGACCCCCGGCTTCCGGTGACCCCGGCGGGCCGGGTGGGCCGGCCCACCCGGAGGAAGGCGTCCGGCGGGCGCGGGCGTGCCCGTCGGGTCACCCTGGGAAGGGACGATCCCGACGACCGAGAGGTCCGTGATGACGCTCCCGAACCCCGAACCGATGCCCCCGGCGCCCATCCCGCCCCCGGTGCCCTCGCCGCCGCCCGTGCCGCCGCCGAACCCCGTGCCGGTGCCGCCGGATCCCGTGCCCACCCCGGTGCCCGAGCCCGGCGGTCCCGTACCGGAACCCGAGCCTCAGCCCCAGCCGGGCCCGGCCGGGCTCCGCCCGCCGTCAACCGGAAGGTGACAGAAGAGGCGTGAGGTTTCGTGCCGGCCCTTGTCACGGAGCGTGCGCCACCCCTAACTTGGACGGCTGTCGCTGTGTTCAAGGGGGGCCCATGGCCGTACGCGGACGTCACCGCCGCCACCAGCCGAGCCGGATCAACCGTGCCTCGCTCACCGTCACCGCGGGAGGCGCCGGAATGGCGCTGCCGCTGATCGGCGCGGGCGCGGTACAGGCGGCTTCGCTCGACGTCTGGGAGAAGGTCGCGGCCTGCGAGTCCTCCTCCAACTGGCGCATCAACACCGGAAACGGCTACTTCGGCGGGCTCCAGTTCAGCCAGTCCACCTGGGAGAGCTACGGCGGCACGCACTACGCGCCCCGCGCCGACCTCGCCTCGAAGGACCAGCAGATCGCGATCGCCGAGCGGGTCCTCAAGGGCCAGGGGCCCGGCGCCTGGCCGTCGTGCGGTTCCCGCGCGGGTCTCGCCAAGGGCGGCGAGACGCCCGACGTCACTCCCGGACGCCCCTCCACCGGGGGGAACGCGCCGAGGACCGCCTCCCTGCCCGGGCAGCGCGCGTTACCCGAGCAGACCGCCCGGAGCGCCGGCCCGACCACCGTGCCCACGGTCCGTGAGATGTACACGGTGACACCCGGCGACTCCCTCTCGAAGATCGCCCGCGAGGAGCGGGTCCGGGGCGGCTGGAAGGGCTTGTACGAGTCGAACCGGCCGGTCGTCGGAGACGACCCGGACCTCATCCACCCCGGCCAGCGGCTGACCCTGCGGATCGCCGCGCCCAGGAAGGCGGAGGCCCCGACCGCGCCCCCGCGGGCCGTGACGCCCCCGGCCTCCCCGACCCGGCCCGCCGCCGTACAGCCGGCCACGAAACCCACCGCCAGGCCCACCGCGAAGCCCACGACCAGGCCTGCTGCCAAGCCCACCGGTCAGGCCACCACCAAGCCGGTCCCGAAGCCCGTCGCCAGGCCCGTCGCGCAGTCCTCGACCGCGCCGACGGCGACACCGACCAAGCCGACCGCGAAGCCGTCCTCCAAGCCCAAGGCGAAGCCCTCCTCCACGCCCGCCCCTCCGAAGCAGAGCAGCCGGCCCGCGCCCAAGCCCAAGCCGACCGCCACACCGGACGAAGAGCGCTACTCCGCCCCCATCGCCGGCGGCATCGGCACCCGCTACGGCACCCGCGGCTCCTCCTGGTCCAGCGGCTATCACACCGGAGTCGACTTCCCCGTCCCCACCGGCACCTCGGTCAAGGCCGTCGCCGACGCCCGGGTCGTCTCCGCGGGATGGGGCGGCGCGTACGGCTACCAGATCGTCCTCCGCCACGACGACGGCCGCTACAGCCAGTACGCGCACCTGTCCGCGCTCACCGTCCGCGAGGGCCAGCGGGTCCAGGGCGGTCAGCGCATCGGGCGCTCAGGGTCGACCGGCAACAGCACGGGACCGCATCTCCACTTCGAGGTGCGGACGGGTGCCGGGTACGGCTCCGACATCGACCCCCTGGCCTACCTCAGGGCGCGGGGAGTCTCCATCTGACTCCGCGTTCCGCACCGGCCGGGCCTCTCCGGCCGGCTCTGACACCGACAGCGCCTCCGGCGGCACCGTCATGCGGTCCAGGGTGAGCTGGACCAGGCCGCCCGCCGCGACCGCGCCGCAGACCAGCGCGGCGACGGTGCCCGCCGTGCCGTAGCGGAAGCTCTCGCCGAACAGGGTCAGGCCCACGGCCGCCGCGACCACCGGGTTCACCACGGTGACCGTGGCCAGCGGCGCGGCCAGCCCGGCGCCCCGGTACGAGGCCTGGGAGAGGAGCAGCCCGGTCACGGCGAGCGCCGAGAGGACGAGCAGCCCGGTCCACTCGGCGAGCGGGGCGCCCGAGGTCCACTCCTCGGCGACGGACTTGGTGAAGACCGAGGCCATGCCGAAGGAGACGCCGGCGGCCGCGGCCAGGATCACACTGCGCAGCACGGACCGGCCCACCAGGTGCGCCACGGTGAACAGGACGGCCACCAGGGTGACCGTGCCCGCCGCCAGCAGCCACCGCTCCGCGTCGGCCAGGGACTGGGTGTCGGAGCCGTTCGTGAGGCTCAGCAGCCCGGCCAGGCCGACGGTGGCCATGAGGGCGCCGCGCCAGGCGCGCCGCCCGGCCCGGCGGCCGACGAAGAGGGCCGCCATGGGCAGCGCGAAGACGATCGTCAGAGCGCCCAGCGGCTGGACCAGGCTGAGCGGACCGAACGCCAGGGCGGCCACGTGCAGGGTCGCGCCGAGACCGTTGAGCAGGACGGACACCCACCAGGCAGGGCTGCGCAGCGGCGCGTAGCGCGGACCGGCGGCGGAGGCCGCGACCCGCTCCTGCACGATCGCCGCGGCCGCGTAGGCGACCGCCGAGACCAGGGCGAGGATCACGGACAGCAGGAGGGGACTCATACCTTCCACGATCTCTCTTCCGGGCGATTTCGGCGTCGTACCAGGGGACGTCCTGGCGGATACCGCCATCGCAGTACACGGCCCGCGTGTACGACCGGAGATGTACACCCGCGCAGGTCGGAAGGGGTGGAAGGGGGTGAATCGGGCAGCCGGTTCCGGTGCGGAAGAATCATCGCCGGGGCGAAGACTTCGCCCCGGCGACATCCGCCCCGGCGACGCTCGCCGCAGAAGTACACGGCGACGTCCGCCGCAAGGCGCGCGGCGACGTGCGCCGCAGGGCACACGGCGATATTCGCCACAGGAGCAGGGGGGCACGGGCGTGGGACAGGACATGGATCTCGTCGAGAGCGGATCGGTCGGCGGATTCTTCGCGCTGCGGACCACCGCGCCGGAGACCGGAGGAGCACACCTCCCCCTCGCCCTCCTGTACGCGGGGGAGGACGGCCCTCTCGCCGCGCGCGTGGACCGGGTCGCCGCCCGGCTCCACGCTCCCGAGCGGCGCGTCGGGGCATCCGTCGCCCACCTCGGGCTCGCGGCCCGGCTCTGGTCCACCGCGCTCGGACCCGCCGCGCTGTACGGGCGCTTCCCCGCCCTTGACCCCGCCGAGCTGTACTGGGACGGGGCGCTGACCTCCCCCGACGACCTGTGGTGGGCCGGCTCCGCGACCCGCCCCGGCACCGTGGAGGAGCTCCGCGCCGCCGTCCAGGAGGCCCACCTCGTCCCGCTGCACGCGGCCCTGCGCCGCGACGGCCGGATCTCACCCCGGCTGCTCTGGGGCAACGCCGGCTCCGCCCTCGCCGGCGCCCTGCGCGAGCTCACCCGCTGGGCCCGCGCCCAGGACCGGCCGGAGGTCGCCGAGCGGGCCGCCACCCTCGTCTCCGGGCTCCTCGACCACCCCGACCTCGCCGGTACGGTCCGCGGCCCCCAGCTGCGCCGTACCAGCTGCTGCCTCTACTACCGCTGCCCCGGCGGCGGACTGTGCGGGGACTGTGTCTTCGACCACGCCCCCCGAGCGGGTTTGGAGGGGCGGCCCCCCGCTCCGTAAAGTTGCTTCTTCGAGAGCCCGCAAGCGGCGACGACGGACGAGCGAACGAGGAACCCGAAGGCCATGACGGTGACCGAAGAAAACCAGGACTACGGGCCGGGCGTCGACCCCGATCGCCTGGCCGTCTGCCTGAGCGTCCTCGACGAGCTCGACAAGCTGGACGTCGACCACCCGGACGCCATCGTCGTCCGGCGCGCCACCGCCGGGATCTACCGGACCGTGAAGCAGCGCCGCCGCCAGGAGCGCCGGGCCGCCAAGACCGCCAACGACAAGGCGGTCACCGAGGCCACGGCCACCGGCTCCGCGCAGCGCATCGACGACGAGACCGAGGGCATCCTGCCGTCCTCGGTGACGGAGGAGGGGCGGATCGCCGGGATACTCCAGCGCCCCCGTTCCTGCTACGTCTGCAAGACGCGCTTCGTCGAGGTCGACTACTTCTACCACCAGCTCTGCCAGCCTTGCGCGGCGCTGAACCGGGCCAAGCGGGAGGCCGGCGCGGACCTCACCGGCAAGCGCGCGCTGCTCACCGGCGGCCGGGCCAAGATCGGCATGTACATCGCGCTGCGGCTGCTCCGCGACGGCGCGCACACGACGATCACCACGCGCTTCCCCAAGGACGCCATCCGCCGCTTCAAGGCCATGGACGACTCCGCGGACTGGATGCACCGCCTGGAGGTCGTCGGCATCGACCTGCGCGACCCGGCCCAGGCCGTGGCCCTCGCCGACCAGATGACCGAGGCCGGTCCCCTGGACATCCTCATCAACAACGCGACGCAGACCGTCCGCCGCCTGCCGTCCGCCTACGCCGCCCTGGTCGACGGCGAGAACGCCGCCCTGCCCGCCGGCGAGCTCCCGGCCCACCACGTCATCGGCGCCTTCAACTCCGGCGCGGTCGGCGAGCTCGGGACGGCCGCCGCGCTGCCCGCCGGTGTGAGCGGCCTGGAGGCGCAGCAGGTCGCCGACCTCGCCCTGGTCGCGGGCAACGCCAGCATCGCCCGGCACCTCGACGGCACCGCCATCGACGCCGGCGGCCTGGTGCCGGACGTCGTCGAGAGCAACACCTGGGTGCAGAGCATCGAGCAGATCTCCCCGGTGGAGCTCCTCGAGACCCAGCTGTGCAACTACACGGCTCCGTTCATCCTCATCAGCAAGCTGCGTCCGGTGATGGCAGAGGCCGCGAAGAAGGCGGCCAGCGGGCGTTCCTACATCGTCAACGTCTCGGCGATGGAAGGCGTCTTCAGCCGCGGCTACAAGGGTGCGGGGCACCCGAACACCAATGCCGCGAAGGCCGCGATGAACATGGTGACGCGGACCAGCGGCCAGGAGATGTTCGAGACCGACGGCATCCTCATGACCTCGGTCGACACCGGCTGGATCACCGACGAGCGTCCGCACTTCGACAAGCTGCGCCTCGCCGAGGAGGGCTTCCACGCTCCGCTCGACCTCGTCGACGGCGCGGCCCGCGTCTACGACCCGGTCGTGCGCGGCGAGGCCGGCGAGGACCTCTACGGCTGCTTCCTGAAGGACTACGCCCCCGCGAACTGGTAGGCGGCGGGTCCCGCCGTCCCGGAAAGGGCGCCCCACCGCCTGGTGGGGCGCCCTTTCCGGCTTGTTTCACTCGATCGCGTCACACTTTCGAGCCCGGTAGAGCGCGGACGTGCTCATTTGGTTACTGTGATGTCCATCGGTCGGCCACCGAGGAGACACACCATCCTCACGGCCGGTCCGGGGACTGGCCTTCCACCAAGGCCGCGGTCCCGCCCGATGAACGGCGCCACCGCGACCGACGGCACCCAGTCCTCACAGGTACGCGACACAAAGGAGTGCGCGGTGACAACCGAACTGACGAAGCAGGAACCGAGACCGGACCAGCCCCAGGACCGGCCCCGCCGGAACGGCGAGCTCGGAAGCCTCGAAGTGTGGGCCCGCTCGGCCCCCATCCGGTTGGCGGGCTACGAGGACGACCTCGCGGAGCCCCACATCCTGCCTGGCATCGACTGAGTCGGCGCCCTGGTGTAACCCTTGCTCCACCGCTGCCCCCGGCCGCCTTCCGGCCGGGGGCAGCGGCGTGTCCGGCGCCCGGTGCGTGCCTCGCGTGTGTGCGGTACGCGTCCCCTCACCGGTCCGCAGGTTCTCGTAGCCGGATCGGCGGCAGGTACTCGCGCACCAGGGTGCGGTGCCACCAGGCGCCGGTCGCGCGCAGCTCGCGCCAGGTCGTGTACCGGTACCGGTAGAGCCGGGCGCGGACCAGGGCCGGCGGCGCGTCCGGGAAGGGGTTGTGGGCGAGCAGCCGCAGCGTGTCCCGGTCGCCGTCGAGCAGCCGCTCCACGAAGGGCCCGAACCAGTCGCGGGCGTACCCGGGGGAGAGGGCGGCGAACCACATGAGCCAGTCCAGCCGGAGGTGGTACGGGGCGAACTGGCGGGGCAACCGGCGCGGATCGCCCGGCTTGCCCCGGAAGCCGTACTCCCGCCACACCGTGCCCGCGTGCGGAACCGGGTCGTCGGTGCCCTCGACGACGATCTCGTCCCGTACCCGGCCGACCGTACCGAAGGCGCCATAGGTGTTGACCAGGTGGAAGGGGTCGTACGAGCGGTTCATCGCCTGGTTGCGGGAGAGCAGGTTGCGCACCGGGCGGTAGCTCCGGACCAGGACGAAGACGGTCACCGCGACGACCAGGACGACGTACCAGAGCGGCGGGGCAGGCCGCGGGTGCTCCCCGGTGAGCGCGGAGGCGTCCACCACCGACAGGGCGAGCACGATGGTGAGCCAGTTCAGCCAGGCGAAGTTCCCGGAGAGCA
Above is a genomic segment from Streptomyces sp. NBC_00094 containing:
- a CDS encoding GNAT family N-acetyltransferase, with protein sequence MAELKIRDDRTNGRLEAFEEDTFVGVIVYFVLDAAPHALVAVHTIVEDGHEGKGIAGALVREFYAIAAAEGVPVVPLCPYAAKWAERHPDEAPVPPSDMVRAAKLQLKATPGLW
- a CDS encoding transglycosylase family protein — encoded protein: MAVRGRHRRHQPSRINRASLTVTAGGAGMALPLIGAGAVQAASLDVWEKVAACESSSNWRINTGNGYFGGLQFSQSTWESYGGTHYAPRADLASKDQQIAIAERVLKGQGPGAWPSCGSRAGLAKGGETPDVTPGRPSTGGNAPRTASLPGQRALPEQTARSAGPTTVPTVREMYTVTPGDSLSKIAREERVRGGWKGLYESNRPVVGDDPDLIHPGQRLTLRIAAPRKAEAPTAPPRAVTPPASPTRPAAVQPATKPTARPTAKPTTRPAAKPTGQATTKPVPKPVARPVAQSSTAPTATPTKPTAKPSSKPKAKPSSTPAPPKQSSRPAPKPKPTATPDEERYSAPIAGGIGTRYGTRGSSWSSGYHTGVDFPVPTGTSVKAVADARVVSAGWGGAYGYQIVLRHDDGRYSQYAHLSALTVREGQRVQGGQRIGRSGSTGNSTGPHLHFEVRTGAGYGSDIDPLAYLRARGVSI
- a CDS encoding DMT family transporter gives rise to the protein MSPLLLSVILALVSAVAYAAAAIVQERVAASAAGPRYAPLRSPAWWVSVLLNGLGATLHVAALAFGPLSLVQPLGALTIVFALPMAALFVGRRAGRRAWRGALMATVGLAGLLSLTNGSDTQSLADAERWLLAAGTVTLVAVLFTVAHLVGRSVLRSVILAAAAGVSFGMASVFTKSVAEEWTSGAPLAEWTGLLVLSALAVTGLLLSQASYRGAGLAAPLATVTVVNPVVAAAVGLTLFGESFRYGTAGTVAALVCGAVAAGGLVQLTLDRMTVPPEALSVSEPAGEARPVRNAESDGDSPRPEVGQGVDVGAVPGTRPHLEVEMRSRAVAGRP
- a CDS encoding (2Fe-2S)-binding protein; its protein translation is MDLVESGSVGGFFALRTTAPETGGAHLPLALLYAGEDGPLAARVDRVAARLHAPERRVGASVAHLGLAARLWSTALGPAALYGRFPALDPAELYWDGALTSPDDLWWAGSATRPGTVEELRAAVQEAHLVPLHAALRRDGRISPRLLWGNAGSALAGALRELTRWARAQDRPEVAERAATLVSGLLDHPDLAGTVRGPQLRRTSCCLYYRCPGGGLCGDCVFDHAPRAGLEGRPPAP
- a CDS encoding SDR family NAD(P)-dependent oxidoreductase — translated: MTVTEENQDYGPGVDPDRLAVCLSVLDELDKLDVDHPDAIVVRRATAGIYRTVKQRRRQERRAAKTANDKAVTEATATGSAQRIDDETEGILPSSVTEEGRIAGILQRPRSCYVCKTRFVEVDYFYHQLCQPCAALNRAKREAGADLTGKRALLTGGRAKIGMYIALRLLRDGAHTTITTRFPKDAIRRFKAMDDSADWMHRLEVVGIDLRDPAQAVALADQMTEAGPLDILINNATQTVRRLPSAYAALVDGENAALPAGELPAHHVIGAFNSGAVGELGTAAALPAGVSGLEAQQVADLALVAGNASIARHLDGTAIDAGGLVPDVVESNTWVQSIEQISPVELLETQLCNYTAPFILISKLRPVMAEAAKKAASGRSYIVNVSAMEGVFSRGYKGAGHPNTNAAKAAMNMVTRTSGQEMFETDGILMTSVDTGWITDERPHFDKLRLAEEGFHAPLDLVDGAARVYDPVVRGEAGEDLYGCFLKDYAPANW